taaagtcagacgtgtctctccgtgcagcgcgaggtgcgcattTTTAAAGTCGaacgcgtctctccgtgcggtaCAAGTTGAGCAGTTtttaagtcagacgtgttttgcatgcagcTCTTCAAgccgcgcagttttaaagtttaaaggggagagatcttttaaatgacaaagttaAAGAAGTAAGACCCAATTTGTGGCTAAATACTCTGATTTGCGGGTTTATTTGATTCAGAGGTGGGAAATTTAtttgtactgtacttaagtacatttttgagtatctgtactatacttaagtatattttttataagtaggcctactttttactgtacttcactacatttgaatgacaaatatctcacttttcatgccacaaaaaaaCCAACcgtcccctctctctctcacgtttgggagagactattgtcagctgcttctaatatgacactcCTGAGTCAACTCATAAGCCTTGGTGTGTTTATTAGGGAgtcatccacaacattttgggagaaggttaatgagttcagttgtgtatacttttcccatttctgatttagttataagcaaaagatctaattagactttttatccgattaatcgaaaaaaattATCGTCTAACTAATCGATCATCAAAATAattgttagttgcagccctaaaaacaaagtgcttctggaccagagTTGTTTACGTCACGCACAATGGTCTTATAATATAAATCACGTTTTTCTAACAATAATTCCAATTAATAATTTCTTCCATTATTTTAACGCATTTTTGCAAAGTATTGTGTTGATAAATACAGTTATGAAGTTATGCTACACTTTTAGAAAAATGGTACAATatttgtatacagtacatttggtACTAATGTGAAACTTTAGAAGTGCAGAAGTGTACTTTTTACAAGGGTACCACCACAGTGAcagcttttgtatttttttctaagaGTATGCAGTAACTGCTAACATTAAAGATATGACATGAAGCACCACTTAATCCATGACTTTTGGCCCACAAAGGCCATCAATTTAGTTACATGTTGAAATAAATATACGCTGAAATCATTGAGTCCACGAAGAGCATCTGCTTCAATGACCATTTCAGGCTGATTTATTTGGCCCTTGGAGTGGCCGTTTCACCGGGTTTTACCCCGTATGAGATAATATGACTTCCTGTGTCTAAGCGGCACTGACAAGTGCAAAAAGCAAATGGAAAGCTTACTACAATCTCACAGTAATGGGCTTCGGAATCGGTAGAGATGAAGGGCAGAGAAGGGGGCAGCAATGCGAAAGGCATTAGTTAGTCCTTATTATGTCGGCATTCCACTGAAGTCTGTTCTCTCTCCGAGGCGAACGCATGATCCCGACCTGCGTTTTATACTGTATCAACATGATTACGTGTGACCTCCGGACCCACAATTACTTCACATAAACTCACAAGGCGTTGCATGTACAAGGACGAGAGAAAATTTGTGTCGTCATTGACAAAAGGCCACGAGGCCATGTGTTCACGTCTTACCTCTGACATTCTTCGGCATAACTTTCTGTGAATGACACATAGAGGAGAGAATCTGTGCCGCATTATTGCTCTTAAACAGGCTGGATGTTAAAAAATGCTCTAAAAATGTCCAGTCCAGCAGATATGGTCGGTTCTGGATTGCAAGGCTCAAACTCGAATTGATTTATATTGCGCCGCGTCGCCTACAAGTCGGATCCCGACTAAGCGTTCATTAATTTTTCAGGACCCGTGGAGCCATTGTGTGATATAAATCTCTGCTAAACCTTGATACTGGCCCACGCCATGACTTTGAAGTGCCGCCTAATTAAGCGCGTGTACAGTTAACAAGCCGTACAATATGGCAGAGGGAAGATCTGAGAAATATACgatgtattttgtaatataGAAACAGCGTGGGAAGAATATACCAAAGGTGCAACCACAGCATCTGTCTATCTGTATATATAGCCCACTCTTGTCGGCACAGATGGCACATTTGAGAACGTGTCAGTCTTGGCTACGCATGTCTATATATCGCCTCAAGGTTCTTGAGCCTTTCCAAGGTTCTTCACTTAAAAGCTCAAATTAGCCAGGCCGGACCAGCTCTTTCCAAACCGAACAGAACCAGCGGAGAGGCATATGTGGGTGGATCAGTCATTATTGATCACAAAGCAAGGTTTCGCTGTACTTCATCTGGCCAGATGGTAAAATGCTTGGCTTGACTGAAATATTGCACACCCTGAAGCTGGGCGCACACCCAAAACAAACGAGAAAAAGCCTTTACGGGGTATATGCACGGCCAGCCATGGCGACCTTGGGGGTTAGTAGTAGTAATTACTGTCACCAGGTGAGGGCCTGTGTTAAAAGAATGAAACATAGGGAAGATGCACAAAACCGTCACCTATAACCTTGACGGGGAGATAAATGCAGATCCATTCAGATCGACAGATGCTGTTTATGGGTTTAGGATACTATTTTAGAGTAAGTCCACATACAATGATAAATGGTCTTTATTTCAGATCGCTTGCGCAATTTAAATATCTAATCAATATCATCACAGATATTCtgattgtattggttttaatagaaatttTAAAGGTATGTGtggtaatgtgttgggttttattggtgggatgttatatCTGGCGGATGGGAACCAACAGAACACATTTAAATCCTACTGAAGactaacaaagacattttgtaatgttttaaatggttttaatcAGCGGATGGTTCATAATTGTATCTGAGATGGAAACCataagtgttgtttttttctttttttggtgaaGGATGCCCAAGGTGTTTACCTGAAAAAACCTGCTTACATCTCTGTGATTGAGGCTAAACCCCTTAAGACCAACATGTTCTGTATGCATATATCCACTTACCTTAAATGTTGCTCTTATGTAGACCAGAATTTCAAGTTTTCTTACTTTGCTTTGAGAAGTTGCAGAGTTGCTGTTCTGAAATTTGACGTCACATTCTTTATAGTGATCTTCTCCTAAATGTGCAATTTTAAAAGGTGAACTTAGATGTATAGACATTAAATATTAACCTTTTAAAACCCGAAAAAAATTGTTTACAAGCTAGTCACAATACAAAAAGCAAAGTAATTGGTCaagcattacatttaaattgtTATAGCAGATGCTGTAGAAAAAGGAATATTATACTTACTCATTCTGCTAAATGGCTGCCTTTGTGTTGTTGACCATGCATCTCAAtccaaaaacaatcaaaatgagAACACGGGGATGATTATTTTGTGTATACTGTAATAAGGATAACTGTGAGAATGTGCTTCACTAGACAAACGTGAAAGAAACATCAGTCCATTGCAGCTTTCAGATAGCGCCCTCTAGTGGGTAAAACATGAACACCTTCACATACATTTcagatgtaaaaaatattggaaACCTTTAGAAAGTTTAttcaaacttttttaaaaccTGTTTACAATGACCATCAATATACTACGTTAATTTGCAATTACAACAGCATAACAGGAGGTCACATTACAACTCTCATTTTCCTCCGTAAGACTTCTAAACTAATGTTACTTGAAGCATAAAGATGTTACATTCATCTTTTGTTTGTCTCTCACTTAGGCCCAATTTTAGAGATAGACAAATTCTGTTGCTCTTATAATGGTTCATAAGAAACATATTAATTATATACAGCACTGGTCAAAATTGTGCAGTTTATCAGATTATACAGCAGTAAATAACTGTATTTCAGttttactgtacatataaaGGAGTGTAGTACCACAAACTACAACAAATATGTAAATTGCACATATGCAGGCTCCTCAAAATATAAAGCTCATTGTCATGTTTTAGTCTAAACCTGCTTTACTTTTACACAAAGCATAACACCTAAAACTAAAATTTTCCAAGTGCTAGCCATCAAAGGAAAAGTGCAGTAGTGATGACCCTGTAGGCCATGGAGAAGGTTGTGAACAATCCCACAatccaggccagacctctgctAGGCTGGGGAAGAGCAACTAGGTAAGCCACCATGTGAATAAACCGTGAACCCACAAACACCCTGAAGTGCAACAGAGCCGTGGAGAGATCCGGACCTGTGAGAGCGTACAGAAGGCCGATTACCACAAAGGGAATGATGTTCTCCAGGTCATTCTGATGGCATCTGGGACCAGAAAGCATTACAAAACGTCAGTGCCTAAACTGCTACTCCGTCAATACTGCAATTAAACCATTTACATACTTACCTCCGCACCCGTTCAACATCTGGACCCTGACCCACTTCCTCCTGTCTTCAGTGGTTTTGACCAAGTTGGTGTCCTCTAGGTTTGCAAAGACCTTTTgagaaacattacatttattcaggtGTGTAGAATATAACCCTTGCAGAGTTCGAGATTTACAATTTACCTTTTTTGTCAAGCGCAAATAAGAAATGAAGGGGCCCATCAGCATCATTTTAAGGATGACTATGGTTGCATAGGTAGAGAAAACCAGGAAGACCTCGGTGTCAATCATATGAGCAACCTCTGCCATCTTTATTTAAACTGCAGTAAGAACAAATGATCACGTGAGCAACAGGCACAAACACAAActattacaaatattaaacacacacagactttagaggttttaaaaacaaaaactggaaaaacaaatacttatatttacaaatattttactttgtttttaacaaacaaaaaatatagcaTGTTTGGTTGATATAACGAACGTACGTAAGccgtttcattcatttttttatgccTGTGAACGGATTTTGGTTTGTGCATGCTGAAGAATTTCAGATATCTTTTATATCTTTAGATGTTAATAAAGTGTAGAGTTTATTTATGCACATATATCGACCTAAATGTTTGCCAGGTGACACCAAATTCAAACTTTATCGTGTTCTAAGTAGAAGGACGCCGCAAGCGGTCTTTGTGGAATGTAAAAACTGTATAAACATGCACTTTTTAATAACAGGCTAAGCGTCAACAGCACATAAATACACTACACGGCGTGATTGTGAAATGTAACCAAAGACATCATATAGAATACGTTTTCTCACCTTTTTGAGGAAAATCGATCAACTCGGCGTTTAATGCAGCACACAACTCCTGAATTTACGTGAAATGGTGGGCGTGCCACGTTAGTTGCGTAATAACTAGCGACAAATCACCCGGCTCACGTTCAAAATAACGACATTTAACCTCCACGCTGCTgttttgcaaaacattttttattttacatttaaaatactcATTTTTAACGTCATCTCTATTTTAACCTTGGCATGCTCTTCTGTTGTACATTTGAAAAATTTCAATCACTTAAGAgttttataatataatgaataaatgtacttTTACACTTGCATAAATAACTGCTGAAGTCACATTTCAAATGATAAACTGTGAAACATTGTTGAACTGAAAAACTCACTACAGTTTGACCACCTAATGCATTGAGATCCAAAAATGAATgcaagaataaacaaaaaccCTCTTATTtaggctctcctgtttttgccaagtggttgaagTCCTTAAGGCAACATCAGGTTGACTCttggacaacatttaaatcaaccaatcagatctcagaaataagtttacagtttatttcaagtttaatcttccaaccaggattaggtgtcTCTAGACCATTGTTTCTCACTTATCATTTCACTCTGATTTTAAGGGTAAGTTatggttggggtttggtgtgggtttaggttttatttataaaaatgttgtccttaggtcaacaaaatatgttgccctgagggcatcaaccacttggcaaaatcaggttgaGCTCTTTTTTTATGCTGAGTCACTGTGACAATGACCTGGTAGCCATGACCAAACACTAAGTGACTAATGAACGTCTTCATAGACTGATGCTGGTTTTACTGCATTGACAGTAGTTAATATCTTTACTAGTACAAAATACTGataaaatgatttcattataaactgaaaattgtaaaaaggaTAAACATGCTCATTTAAAGAAAACCCCCTCCCCAACTTCTTCACATTGCAGTGGACATTAAAGGAAAAGTGCAGTTGTGAGGACCCTGTAGGCCATGGAGAAGGTTGTCAACAATCCCACCATCCAAGACAGAGCTCTACTGGGCTGGGGAATGGCCATCACATAGGACACCGTGTGGATAAACCGTGAACCCACAAACACCCTAAAGTGCCACAGAGCGGTGGAGAGATCCGGGTTCGTGAGAGCGTACAGAAGACCAATTACCACAAAGGGAACAATGTTCTCCAGGTCATTCTGATGGCATCTGCagttaaaagaaaaattgaatGTAAGGAATCCAACTTGACTGGTAAAATGAGGTGAGACCAGTCCCTTTGCTGTTACCTTCGCACACGTTCTACATTAGGATTGGTCTGGagcatcttttttctttcttctggatCTTTAGAGGCCGTTCCGGTGTCTTCCCAGTTTGAAAAGGCCTGTTTAACAAACAGCATGATTTGACTTATGGACCTCAAATACATTGCTTTAGTAATCACATGTTTTCTggttaaaatgttaaactgtCTTAAACCACAGAGCAGCCAAAGAACAACACTGGCCTAAATTAAGTTTTCGTGCTGTCatttaatgattttaataatataagGGCTGCATAGAAAACACAACAGATCAAATCAAGCGATGGCACTGGATGAAATACAAGCCAAAAAAGGAAACCGGTGACTTTTATAGTATTGCAGTAAAATGCATCAAATAGCCTACTCCTAATTtggcttttttaaataaataaaataacacaggTTAACAATTTTAACACTTTCTGGTTTGATAACACAATATTTTGTTTAGGTAATCTGTTTAAAATAGGAGCCTGAAACAGCTCAtaagaaacattattttattaataactatcatttaacaataataaatcactTTTTTGCATAGCTATTTGcattaaacataaactttttttaaagcaagTGCACCTTCTCGGTGATCCTGTAGTATGCAGTCAGAAAGGACATGAAGATCATTTTGAGGACGACAATGGTGGCGTACGTGGAGAAGGCCAGAAACACGTCGCTGTTTATCAGATGGGCCATTTTCCAATGATTCCTGCCAAGGCCAAGAATATGCCAGTACAAAAATCTGAAAACGATAGTAATAATTCATATGGATTATAACTGTATGCAAGTAACCATGCACTGAAATAAAGCTATTGCACGGAAATTAAAGTCTGTTACCGTTGTGTGTGTATTGGTTTCGAGATAACAGCGTCGGTTAgtggaaaaatatcacattACTTAAACTTTAAAAGTTGTAGACTCAACGGATAAACAAcgcataaaaaacacaaacaatttacGCACGCACATTGTGCAAACAGTACgatatattattcattttacgTTCATTTTACTCTCTTCGCTAATGCATGTAGTTTTTTTCAACATGTTGCCACATTTGATCTGTCGCTGCTATTAGAACTACGAAGCGGTTTAAAGCGCGTGTATTACAGCCTCGTTTATTATAATGGTCGTGttattcttttgtattttgctATTTGTCGTCAAACTTATACTTTTTGTGTAACGTTATGAGCTTTGCATACTCGATTTCCTAACAAAATGTCACAAACTAAATCAGATCAACTTTGCACATGTTTGAGTTAACAGTTACCTGGACGACGATCTGTTGACCACAAGTGCCTTCAGCCAGTGCAATGTGAACTATGGACGATAAGCAACAACTAGGCgtgaatttaaaaaagcataGGACAGCCTACTTGGACCAAAGCCAAAGCATTGCTCCACTTCACTTCTTAGCGATTTCTCGCATTCCTGTCGTTTTTCTGGCACTGTAGGTAAACCAATGATTAATCTCtgaatatttacatttgtacaGGGTGATACAACTAAGTCAACGTAATAACTGCACATGCACAACACTGCTGGCAAGTTTGTGCATGCATCTGTATGGTTATGTTATTCTTTAAGACTGTTTGTCAGTTTATGTATAACAGAGAAGTAAGCATTTACATTGTAATTCAAACTCAAACCACAGTTTATTAGAAAAGTCATCTGCCTTTTTGCCCAGGCAGgaaaatatgtgttttatatttgctGTTTAATAATTGCTGATCCACTGTTACACTATCAATTTGATTGTAATTCCCAATATGGCCCCACCTCTCCCTAAGAAATCAATACTAATTTTATCTCAAAATCACAGGGGGGTATTATTTTTCCATATCGTTCTTGTTCAAAAATATCTCAAGAAAATTGTTCAAGCGACTGCAGTCTGAAAACGGGTAAGTTCTGTGTTGTTTACGTCAACATCTATAtaaattgatattttattgtcagattttgtttgtgttatgcTCAACACAGCTTTCTGTATACTGGTACCGCATCACCACGCATTTAACTGCCGACTCCGAGTTAGGCAGGCCTAATTCCATCAACCTCAAATCAAAAGGCATCATGTCTCATAGTCGTACTAGTCTTTCTCTGGGCCTGTCATCTCCTGCAGCACAAAATCTCAAAATGAGAAGTTACACCGAATGAAGACCAAGACATCTTCTGCCTCCTTACAATTACTCCACTGTCACGCTAAACAGCTGTACTTCACGTTGCCATAGTGCTCCAAGCCATCACAGGTGCGAACACATCCTTATCTCTGACGGAAAATATTCAGTCTTTACATATGCATGAGGAGCGACAGAAAGTGCCGGGCGGGGAAGCGGTTGATAAAGAAGGTGGACTGATGAGATATTCTCCTACTGACATTCCGGTGTTTGCTGGCTTCTCCAAGTAATATGTTTTACCTCGTATTTACAGTTTCAGGAGAAGCGGCGCTACTTTGCTAAAGGTATACATGAGAGATGTCAATCAACACGGGACAAGGGATTTGAAGATGTTGTACCGCGCTAGGATATTTTATGGCAGGTGTCAACACACTCACTATCAGAATAGTAATGCAGGAAGACACGTGGTTAGTGGTTTGGTTTGTGTCATTTTTCTACAGTTTCACAAGtgtttttacagtaatttactATGTGCTTGATGTTGTGATTTTGTTGATGTTAAGGTATTTTGCATTAGTCAATCAGAGTTGAGATTACTGGTTTTATAACATTTTCTTCCACACACACGTAGCCCATCAGGTACAACCCAATAGCAGATGTTATGGCAGGAAAATTGATGTATGTGTCGCATAAGGCAAAGCAAAACAAGGTAACTAGGTCTCTGCCTGTACAATCTCTTGTTGATTTGTATTATTCACCGTTTCAGAGAGACAGGTAGAGTACGAGAGCGCGCGAGCCAAATAATGCAGTATGATTTCCCAAAAGGAGCCGTTAATGGCCAACACATGAATTGATCTCTCACCAGTCTCACCAGTAATTGGGATGCCGACTGCGGTGTCACTTTATTGATTTTTCACTGGTAGCCAACTTGCACCCGGGTTGTAGGACAACGATGACTAAATAACAGCCAGACCAATGATCTTAATGCTAGGAGCCAAGCACAGCTATTGATTTCATTACTGAATGCCTCCCAGGCTCCaagcacatacattttttttatcgaCCCAAGGCGGCGTCTACACTTCTTCCTGTGCTGTCACATGCACTGTGCCGGGGCATTCCACGCAGGATGCATggaaaaatattcatttttcatcATGCAATTAGTATATGGAAGATGTATAGGACTGAGCAAATTTAGGATAGAGGATAATGTAAGTGACTCTATAAAATGCTGGGTTGATTTCAACCCAACATTGGGTCAATAAGGGGCAAAGCCAACTGCTGGGTTATAAATTAGCCTatactgggttgttttaacccgttgttgggtcaaatacaaacattttttggggGTTAATTTAACACAaccgttgggtttgtcccttttgacccaatgctgagttgaaaataacccagcgtTTTTTAGAGGTCGAAGACCccataaaatcaaaacaagGTTTACGTGCATCAACCTTGCAGACATCTTTATGTTAGTATATTCCTATGTTAACTAAATTTCAGTTTTAACAGATAAGGGCATTTTAAATTTACAATCTGCCGCTGGAAGTGGAAACTCACGAAAAATACTGATGACTCATGTTGCACTACACACATTCTTGTCCAATCAGATGCTTTTGAGAGCATAATACACCTGCGCCTGCAACCAACTAGAAAGCAGTAAATAAGGGCTGTGGCATAACCTATCAAAGAAGCCTGTCAAATGGGAATTGAAAGCAAAAAACAGTCTTTAACACGTGacatgaattttattttaaaacaattacattaaaaacgtaCTTGTCTTGCAGCTCTTGTTTCTCACTAATTGTGCCAATCTTGAGTTCCAACAATCTATCCATCGACAATGACCTGTAATGAGCAGAGCCATTATAAAAAAAGACTACTTGTTCTGCATGTAATTATGGCAAACATTAATGCTCATTATCCTAAAGGCCTTGTTTCCACATCAGCCTCACCTAAACTCTGAATTTAATTGCCAAGTTAGTCAACCTCTACAAATGTTTGCTAATGATCTATTATGACAATTAAACGCATACAAATTCCGTTAAAATATAATCGGGCAAAAATATGGCTAACTTGCATTCGTTTTAAGGGTGCTatgcgtaatgtttttttggaggatctactgacagaaatgcaatataatatacataactatgtcttcagaggtgtataaagaccatacataatgaaacgttatgtttttttaatcttagaatgagctttttctatctacatacaccgtgggttcT
The nucleotide sequence above comes from Triplophysa rosa linkage group LG24, Trosa_1v2, whole genome shotgun sequence. Encoded proteins:
- the mgst1.1 gene encoding LOW QUALITY PROTEIN: microsomal glutathione S-transferase 1.1 (The sequence of the model RefSeq protein was modified relative to this genomic sequence to represent the inferred CDS: inserted 1 base in 1 codon), with the translated sequence MAEVAHMIDTEVFLVFSTYATIVILKMMLMGPFISYLRLTKKVFANLEDTNLVKTTEDRRKWVRXPDVERVRRCHQNDLENIIPFVVIGLLYALTGPDLSTALLHFRVFVGSRFIHMVAYLVALPQPSRGLAWIVGLFTTFSMAYRVITTALFL
- the LOC130548096 gene encoding microsomal glutathione S-transferase 1-like gives rise to the protein MAHLINSDVFLAFSTYATIVVLKMIFMSFLTAYYRITEKAFSNWEDTGTASKDPEERKKMLQTNPNVERVRRCHQNDLENIVPFVVIGLLYALTNPDLSTALWHFRVFVGSRFIHTVSYVMAIPQPSRALSWMVGLLTTFSMAYRVLTTALFL